A stretch of Macadamia integrifolia cultivar HAES 741 chromosome 7, SCU_Mint_v3, whole genome shotgun sequence DNA encodes these proteins:
- the LOC122085039 gene encoding E3 ubiquitin-protein ligase SPL2-like (The sequence of the model RefSeq protein was modified relative to this genomic sequence to represent the inferred CDS: added 35 bases not found in genome assembly), translating into MDGMSSNDGAAAVVFAQVALAADGAVIGLVLAYVAIQSFLKFRYTSSALRKIRRAPAVRVSDLRFLLSSSDESNNNARIAEESESSSEGKLLVVRGLVEAKSAVDGNWRSLRPNVLVSHESGERGVVLQRTQTCIYNEWRGLFGWTSDLRTLFARSLKEQKSTSLRTVPFILVEGGQWPHADYVIVNLDGSRHPLPLMTVYHQLQPVHASPYTFLQALFGHEYPVGLLDEEKILPLGKEISSVGVCRLQDGTPEIKSCKDLPFFLSDMTKDQMVVDLAFRTKVLLWGGILLGSLSFGILGYAIVRNWNRWKEWRQQMQARQQRDATAAAAAADGLDLELSLDPN; encoded by the exons ATGGACGGAATGTCGTCTAACGACGGAGCCGCGGCGGTTGTCTTCGCGCAGGTCGCCTTAGCGGCTGATGGTGCTGTCATCGGTCTGGTCCTGGCCTACGTGGCAATACAGAGCTTCCTCAAATTCCGCTACACCTCTTCTGCTCTTCGCAAAATCCGCCGAGCTCCGGCTGTTCGCGTTTCCGATCTCCGATTCCTCCTTTCTTCGTCCGATGAAAGCAATAATAACGCTAGAATCGCCGAAGAATCTGAATCCTCTTCTGAGGGAAAGCTTCTCGTCGTTCGTGGTCTCGTCGAGGCGAAATCGGCTGTCGATGGGAATTGGAGGAGCTTGAGACCTAACGTCCTGGTCTCCCATGAGTCCGGGGAGAGAGGAGTTGTGTTACAGAGAACCCAGACG TGTATCTACAATGAATGGAGAGGATTGTTCGGATGGACATCTGATTTGCGCACCCTCTTTGCAAGATCCTTGAAAGAGCAGAAGTCCACCTCATTAAGAACA GTTCCATTTATTCTTGTTGAAGGTGGCCAGTGGCCACATGCTGATTATGTTATTGTCAATTTGGATGGCTCAAGGCATCCACTACCTCTAATGACAGTTTATCATCAGTTGCAGCCGGTCCATGCTTCTCCATATACTTTCCTTCAGGCACTTTTTGGTCATGAATATCCT GTTGGTCTTCTAGATGAGGAGAAAATTCTCCCATTGGGAAAGGAGATAAGTTCAGTTGGTGTTTGCAGGTTGCAGGATGGAACTCCAGAGATTAAGTCTTGCAAGGACCTTCCATTTTTCTT GTCTGACATGACCAAGGATCAGATGGTAGTAGATCTTGCCTTTAGGACAAAGGTTCTGTTGTGGGGTGGCATTCTTCTTGGCTCACTGTCATTTGGTATATTAGGCTATGCTATTGTGAG GAACTGGAATAGATGGAAAGAGTGGAGACAGCAGATGCAGGCCCGACAACAGAGAGatgctactgctgctgctgctgctgctgatg